A genomic stretch from Prionailurus bengalensis isolate Pbe53 chromosome E2, Fcat_Pben_1.1_paternal_pri, whole genome shotgun sequence includes:
- the LOC122495165 gene encoding interferon-inducible GTPase 5-like translates to MAGRVFQSSLSQSKILELWRDTSALMGAFEAGGLPAVAARLQATLHSLENARLDIGITGGTGSGKSTFVNAIRGLGDEDPNSACTGVVEMTVDPTPYPHPKYPNIVIWDLPGIGTSRFRTGRYLQRVLLERYDFFVIITSDSFTTHHAQLACEILQRGKRFYLVRSKVDVDIAASRSRRPSTFSEERVLRQIREDCGRRLRAEGLKDPKVFLLSMFELGKYDFYLLEELMVKELESHKQHAFLLAVPNVSKPILEKKAASLRQHIWLVATVACGVNPSPVPGVRDVACDLYVLISSLEGYRRSLGLDEDSLVRLAEQTGQPLHKILEAVQGWKTKVTEALVVELLGQASRDASAFTQELLGVPILGALATCGISFATIYQMLRTALDEVVKDAQRVLTQAFLDDSDHELPDKCNQ, encoded by the exons ATGGCGGGCAGAGTCTTCCAGTCAAGCCTCAGCCAGTCCAAGATACTGGAGCTATGGAGGGACACCAGTGCTCTGATGGGAGCCTTTGAGGCGGGGGGTCTGCCCGCAGTGGCCGCCAGGCTGCAGGCCACACTTCATTCGCTGGAGAATGCCAGGCTGGACATTGGCATCACTGGGGGCACAGGCTCCGGCAAGTCGACCTTTGTCAATGCCATCAGGGGGCTGGGAGACGAGGACCCCAACTCAGCCTGCACGGGCGTGGTGGAAATGACGGTGGACCCCACGCCATACCCACACCCTAAGTACCCCAACATCGTCATCTGGGACCTGCCGGGCATAGGCACGTCCCGCTTCCGGACTGGTAGATACCTCCAGCGGGTGCTGCTGGAACGTTACGACTTCTTCGTCATCATCACCTCAGACAGCTTCACCACCCACCATGCCCAGCTGGCCTGCGAGATCCTGCAGCGGGGCAAACGCTTCTACCTCGTCCGCTCCAAGGTGGACGTGGACATTGCCGCCTCGCGGAGCCGGCGCCCCAGCACCTTCTCCGAGGAGAGAGTGCTCCGCCAGATCCGGGAAGACTGTGGGCGGCGGCTGAGGG CGGAGGGCCTGAAGGACCCCAAGGTCTTCCTGCTCTCCATGTTTGAGTTGGGCAAGTACGACTTCTACCTGCTGGAGGAGCTGATGGTGAAGGAACTGGAGAGCCACAAGCAGCACGCGTTTCTGCTGGCCGTGCCCAACGTCTCAAAGCCCATCCTAGAGAAGAAGGCAGCCTCGCTGCGGCAGCATATCTGGCTGGTGGCCACGGTGGCCTGTGGCGTCAAcccgagccccgtgccaggcgtACGGGATGTGGCATGTGACCTGTATGTGCTCATCAGCTCCCTGGAGGGCTACCGCCGCAGCCTCGGCCTCGACGAGGACTCCCTCGTCAGGCTGGCTGAGCAGACAGGCCAGCCCCTGCACAAGATCCTGGAGGCGGTACAGGGCTGGAAGACCAAGGTCACTGAGGCACTGGTGGTGGAACTACTGGGCCAGGCCTCCAGGGACGCCTCTGCTTTCACCCAGGAGCTCCTCGGCGTGCCCATCCTAGGCGCCCTGGCCACCTGCGGCATCAGCTTCGCCACCATCTACCAGATGCTCCGCACAGCTCTAGACGAGGTGGTCAAGGATGCCCAGAGAGTGCTGACCCAGGCCTTCCTCGACGACTCTGACCATGAGCTCCCAGATAAATGCAATCAATAA